The nucleotide sequence GACGATGGAACGGCTGATCGAACAGCGGCAATACGCCGAACACCTCCTGGTAGCGCGCCACATAGGATGGCGGTGAATAGGCGAAACCGACCTGCATGTCGCCGAGATGCTCGCCCACCAGAAAACGCGCGATGGTGCACAGACTGGTCATCAAGCCTTCGGCGGCGAAGCGATTGAGGCTACCCAGCGGCATCGACTCGCTGGCGCGCAGCTCGACATGTTCACCGACCTCGACCATCTCCAGCTCGAACGCCAGGCCCAGGACCCGGTAATAACGCAAGGCGAACTGAATGGCCTTGCCCAGGTTGGCGCTGGACAGCACCGCATAGCCGAGGATGCCGTGGGTCGAGACGTTGAGCCGCTGACCGAGCAGCAAACCGAGCGCCGGCTCGTCACAGCGCAGCATCACCGCGCTGACCAGCAGATTGAAATCGATGAACGACAAGCGCCCGTTGGGATTGCCTAGCACTTCGGGGCGCAAGCGCGCGGCGGCGAGCAGTTCGTCGCGGGTAATGCCCCGCTCGCCAGCGAG is from Pseudomonas sp. LS44 and encodes:
- a CDS encoding AraC family transcriptional regulator; translation: MKQPLNFTAELVPLAYVEALLTLAGERGITRDELLAAARLRPEVLGNPNGRLSFIDFNLLVSAVMLRCDEPALGLLLGQRLNVSTHGILGYAVLSSANLGKAIQFALRYYRVLGLAFELEMVEVGEHVELRASESMPLGSLNRFAAEGLMTSLCTIARFLVGEHLGDMQVGFAYSPPSYVARYQEVFGVLPLFDQPFHRLSLPRIYLDRPMALANPATVQMCEQQCEALLATLDVQDGLLTRIRRLLLARPGDFPDLASAAHALHTSSRTLRRHLGQMGTSYQQVLDDVRKRLALEYLGTTHLPLFEVAYLLGFSDPSNFRRAFKKWTGKLPSDYRAGPDN